The following are from one region of the Dermacentor silvarum isolate Dsil-2018 unplaced genomic scaffold, BIME_Dsil_1.4 Seq559, whole genome shotgun sequence genome:
- the LOC125941893 gene encoding uncharacterized protein LOC125941893 produces the protein MAAGSRIREFNLSENSSWVEYVERIELYCAASKLTTDEDKRAVLLSCCGPETYSLIATLVKPSRPPNVDYQVIVDAVKKHVNPKPSELYARKTQDHGNADCLSRLPAPLTRQETERTRSGSVHQ, from the exons ATGGCAGCCGGTAGTCGCATTCGAGAGTTCAACCTCAGTGAAAACTCGTCGTGGGTGGAGTATGTCGAGCGCATTGAGTTGTATTGTGCAGCGAGCAAGCTCACAACGGATGAGGACAAGCGAGCGGTGTTGCTCAGCTGCTGTGGCCCAGAGACGTACTCCCTCATAGCCACTCTCGTGAAGCCGTCGCGACCGCCAAACGTGGACTACCAAGTCATCGTTGATGCAGTAAAGAAGCACGTCAACCCGAAGCCATCTGAACTATACGCGAG GAAAACCCAGGACCATGGAAACGCAGATTGCCTGAGTAGGTTGCCGGCTCCCTTAACCCGACAGGAGACTGAA CGCACGAGAAGTGGCAGCGTACACCAGTAG